In Dehalococcoidia bacterium, the genomic window AGTCCTTCCTTCGTAGTAGTGAACGAATATAAAGGCCGACTACCGATGTACCACATCGACCTGTACAGGCTCGACAACATCGCTGAGATTGCCGACATCGGCCTGGACGATTACCTGTACGGACGAGGATTGTGCGTGGTGGAATGGGCCGATAAAGCCATCGACCTCCTGCCGCCGCAGAACCTGCTTATCGAAATCGATATGATTGGCGATAACGAGCGCAACCTCGCTCTAATGTCGCACGGGGAGCGTTACAAAGCAATGCTTGCCGATATCAAAAAGAGGTTCAGCTAGTGGAACTGGCGATAGACACCGCAACCGATACCGCCTCCGTAACCGTATCGCGCGAAGGCAGGCCGATAGCTGAGATAAGCTGGCTCGCGGGCCAGAACCATACGGTCAACCTGATGCCTAACGCATTGCGCTTATTCGAGCTCATAGGCGAAGAATTAAATAAGATCGACGCGGTATTTATATCGCTGGGGCCGGGCAGCTACAACGGCCTTCGCGCCGGGCTCAGCGCGGCCAAGGGATTGGCGCTGTCGCTCGACATTAAGCTCGTCGGTATCGGCACGCTGGAGATCGAGGCTTATCCCCACGCCGACACCGGCCTGCCGGTATGCGTGATACAGAACGCCGGGCGCGGCGAGATAGCCTCGGCCGCATTTCGTACAGGCGACGACGGATGGCAAAAAACGGTCGATGAAAATATAACGACCCTCGATGCGCTGTGCAAAACCATCGGCGAGAAAACGATTATATGCGGACAATTTTTCGCATTCCCCAAGAATCAACCGGACCCGGCGGACTTCATAGCCGAACGCCTCGGCGAGCTGGCCGTTATACGCGAAACCAATTTGCGACGCGCCGGATTCCTTGCCGAACTGGGCTGGAAACGATTGGAACGCGGCGGGGTCGATGACATAGCAACACTGCAACCTTTATACTTGAGACGACCGTCTATAACTAAACCGAGAGAGAAAAAATGAGCATCTGGAAAAAGGCTTCTCCGCAAGACCTCAAGGAGCTTCCGCTGTGTTTTGCCTGCGGCAAGGATAACGCCATCGGGCTGCGCTTGAAGTTCCGTCAGGAAGGAGATAAAGCGGTGGCGGAATTCCAACCGAACGGGATGCATCAGGGCTGGCCCCAGGTCATGCACGGCGGTCTTACATGCACCTTGCTGGATGAAGCGATAGGCTACGCGGTGACATACAGCGGATTCTATGTAGTGACCGCCAAACTGGAAGTACACTACAGGAAACCGGCCCCTGTGGACCGGCGGCTGCTCATCAGCGCATGGGTCAAATCCCACAGCAAGCGCACCGTTGAAGGCTCGGGCGAAATAAGGCTGGAGGACGGCACGCTCATCGCCGAGGGAACTGCAACGATGCATATTATCTACAATACAGATTAAAACGTGTCCAGTTAGAAGAGTATATCGCATATTCGATCGGCGACAACACAACCGAGGGAGAGAAGAAGATGAGTATCTGGGAAGAAATCGCGGCGCAGGATGTTAAGGAGACTCCGTTATGCTTCGCCTGCGGCAAGGATAATCCCTTTGGACTGAAACTCAAGTTCCACAACGAGGACGGCAAGGCGATAGCGGAGTTCGTGCCGGGCAAGAACTACCAGGGATGGCCAAACGTGGCGCACGCCGGCATCACGTGCACTATGCTCGATGAAGCGATAGGCTACGCCGCGCACTACGAAGGAATATATATTGTGACGACCAAGCTGAATATGAGGCTGATCAAGCCCACCATGATAGGCCGGAAGTTCATTATATGCGGCGAAGCCAGACGGGTAAACGAAAAGAAAGCGGAAGGTTACAGCACTATTAAGATGGAGGACGGCACGCTGATAGCGGATGCCAAGGCCGAGATGCATATCATCATGACATGATTAGAGCACGAACTCCCCCTAACCCTCTCTTTAATAAAGAGGGGGAAGTCCTTCCATGGAAGGACAGGGGTGTCTCGTATTCCGTAGGGGCATCCTTCCATATGCCTTAATGTCATGGAAGGATTGTGCCTGCCCTCTGTGGGCGACCACGAGGGTCGCCCCTACGCGATGACCAACGTATCGGGGATTCAAGGGGTTGAATATCGACTAGATTGCCGCGTCGTCCTTCCATATACCGTGATATCATGAAAGGACTCCTCGCAATGACAGGCAGTAACAGGGGAGTATAGAGGGATCGCCCTCTGACGGGGTTTTAGGGGTGTCCCCTATCTTTTTTAACGTCCCCCAAGATTGGGGGACAACAGGGGGTTGATTCCAACGAGATTCTTCATCCTTCCAGAGAATCTTATTATGGAAGGATTCAGAATGACAGGTTAAAATTAAAAGAGGTACAGGAGAAATTCTCCTGATGGGGGAACTGGGGGTGTCCCCCAGATTTATTAATGTCCCCCAACGTATGGGGGACTACTAGGGGGTTCGGTTATCGTTTCCCCCTTCAAGGGGGACCGCAGGGGGTCCCAACTAAACTAGAGGCGACAAATGACAAAACAGCAAAAACGCTCATTAAAAGACTTCGAAAACTTCACAAACTGCTGGGGCTGCGGCGTGGACAATCCCATCGGCCTCAGGCTCAAATTCAAACGTGACGGCGACGTTGCCAGGGCCGAGTTCACGCCCGGCGAGGACCACCAGGGCTGGCCCGGCTACATCCACGGCGGCATCATCAGCGGCCTGCTCGACGAGGCCGTGGCCTATCCCGCCTACTACAGCGGCTACTACTGCGTCACGGCCAAGATGGAGACCCGCTTCAAGAAATCCGCCGCCCCCAGCCAGCGCCTTATGATTACCGCCCGTAC contains:
- the tsaE gene encoding tRNA (adenosine(37)-N6)-threonylcarbamoyltransferase complex ATPase subunit type 1 TsaE, producing the protein MKFTSRSPEETQRLGRELGRAARSGDVILLVGNLGAGKTCLTQGIAWGLDIDGYARSPSFVVVNEYKGRLPMYHIDLYRLDNIAEIADIGLDDYLYGRGLCVVEWADKAIDLLPPQNLLIEIDMIGDNERNLALMSHGERYKAMLADIKKRFS
- the tsaB gene encoding tRNA (adenosine(37)-N6)-threonylcarbamoyltransferase complex dimerization subunit type 1 TsaB produces the protein MELAIDTATDTASVTVSREGRPIAEISWLAGQNHTVNLMPNALRLFELIGEELNKIDAVFISLGPGSYNGLRAGLSAAKGLALSLDIKLVGIGTLEIEAYPHADTGLPVCVIQNAGRGEIASAAFRTGDDGWQKTVDENITTLDALCKTIGEKTIICGQFFAFPKNQPDPADFIAERLGELAVIRETNLRRAGFLAELGWKRLERGGVDDIATLQPLYLRRPSITKPREKK
- a CDS encoding PaaI family thioesterase; the protein is MSIWKKASPQDLKELPLCFACGKDNAIGLRLKFRQEGDKAVAEFQPNGMHQGWPQVMHGGLTCTLLDEAIGYAVTYSGFYVVTAKLEVHYRKPAPVDRRLLISAWVKSHSKRTVEGSGEIRLEDGTLIAEGTATMHIIYNTD
- a CDS encoding PaaI family thioesterase, whose amino-acid sequence is MSIWEEIAAQDVKETPLCFACGKDNPFGLKLKFHNEDGKAIAEFVPGKNYQGWPNVAHAGITCTMLDEAIGYAAHYEGIYIVTTKLNMRLIKPTMIGRKFIICGEARRVNEKKAEGYSTIKMEDGTLIADAKAEMHIIMT
- a CDS encoding PaaI family thioesterase, coding for MTKQQKRSLKDFENFTNCWGCGVDNPIGLRLKFKRDGDVARAEFTPGEDHQGWPGYIHGGIISGLLDEAVAYPAYYSGYYCVTAKMETRFKKSAAPSQRLMITARTTGVRDKTLEAEAEIKLDDGTLIAHAKATMFIMEKA